TAAACTCGGGATAGACATTGGCGAAAGCCATCATCTTGGCATTCTCACAGATCTGGGTCTTCCACCGCAGCGCGGCGACATCGGTCAGCGTGGTGTTGGCGTAGACCACCGGAATCTTGCCGTCGATCAGTTGCGCCAGTTGTTTGGCGGGATTGGTCTGGCTGGTGCTGTCTTCCACCATCCGCTCGCGAGTCACTTTCATGTGTTCGATCGTGCCACGGATGCGCTCGGCGACAGTCTTAACCAGCCCTATTTTTTCCAGAAACACGGCCAACGGAACAAACGAGTATCCGAGCGCCGCGCGCGGCTGCAGGCCGCTCGGCAGCTTGAGCATCGGTATCTCATTGAGCTGCGCGACTTCCTCGAGCAGGCCGCCGGTGGTAAGCACGACAATCATCGCCGAACGGGCCAGGGCGTCGTCGATAGCCGCCAGCGTTTCCTCGGTGTTGCCGCTGTAGGATGATACGATCACCAGGCTTTCATCATCGACATACTCCGGAAGTGCGTAGTTGCGACACACCTGAAACGGGACCAGCAATTCCGACGCCAGCAATGTGCGGGCAAGATCGCCACCGACCGCCGAGCCGCCCATGCCGACCACAACGATATTGCCGACATCGGGGAATTCCGATACCGGCACGTTCCAGCCGCCGGCCATCTTGAGAGCCTTGGCCATCTGCTCCGGCAGATCGAAAATGGTATTGTACATATTGCCGGGGTCGAGGGCCCGGATGGCGTCGAGATCATCAAGTTGTGCCAAGATACTGTCCTTGCTCTAAAGAGGTTGCTTAACTGTCTATCGTACTACGATAACTCTGTATTCGTCTCATCGCGGCGGAGGCGCTGTTGCTGGCGAGCACCGGCTCGACCAGATGCTTAACCACGCTGAAATCGACCTTTTTGATCAACCGGCACGAGTCAAACACCTTGCCGGGGTTCATGGACAACCCGGTCACACCCATGCCGACAAAGAGCACCACACCCAGCGGGTCTCCGGCCGCCTCACCGCAGACACACACTCGTTTGTTCAGCCGGCGGCAGGCCCGGACAGTCATCGCCACCAGGTTCAGCACCGACGGATGAAAGGGATTATACAGGTCAGCCACGCGATCGTTGCCGCGGTCCGCCGACATCGTGTACTGGGTCAGGTCATTGGTGCCAATATGAACAAAATCGGCGAGTTCGGCCAATGGTTCCGCCAGGAGGGCCGCCGACGGCACCTCGACCATCACGCCGATCTGAATACGATCATCGTATAGTTCACCCTTGCGGCGCAGCTCCAACATCGCCTGGCTGATCAGTTTGCGCGCCTTGCGGAATTCACTCAGATCGGAGATCATCGGCAGCAAGATGCAGACGTTCCGTCGCACTGAGGCGCGCAGGATTGCCCTCACCTGGGTTTTGAAGACCTCGGGCAGGTCGAGCATGCACCGGATGCCGCGCCAGCCCAGGGCGGGGTTGACCTCGGCGTACATCGGATCGCCGATCCTGACTTTGTCGGAGCCGAGATCGAAAGTCCGGAAGACCACGTGCGAGTCGGCAAAACGGGCGGCGATACGGTCGTAGAACTTGAACTGGGCGATTTCGTCGGGCGGCGTCTCCCCGTCCATGTAGAGAAATTCGGTCCGATACAGACCGACCGGGATTTTCTTGCCGGCCAGTATCTCGTCAACCGGGCCGGGAAATTCAAGATTGGCAGCTATCTGAACCGGGACGCCATCGGCTGTGCGGGGCGGTATCTCCTCGAGCTTCTTGATCCGGGCGATCATCGCCGGACCGAGCTTTTGCCGCTTTTTCTCGTACTCGGTCCACTCGCGATCGGTCGGATTGATGATGACTTGCCCATTGGCACCGTCGACGATGATCCGGCAGTTTTCGGGTATCCGTGTCAGGGCATGGGGTGTGGCGACCATTGGCATGAGCAGCGACCGAGCAATCAGCGCCGTGTGCGAGTGGGCGCCGCATTCGCCGGCCACAAACCCGACCGCCCGCCGCTCGCGATAGTCGAGCACGTGGCCCGGTGTGAACGAGCGGGCGACAAGTACTGTCTCGGAGTCATAGCAGGCGGTGGATTTCTCACCGACCCCGGCCAGATGTGAGAGCACGCGGTCGGCTACGGCCTCGATCTCTTGAGCCGACTGACGTAGGTACGGGTTATTGGACAGGCGCAGTTGATGAGTGTTTCGGTGCACCATCTGGTTGTAGACGTATGCGGCGTTGCGCTGCTGCGACGTGATTTCCTCGGTCACCTTGGAGAGGAAATCCTGGTCGGTGGCGATCAGAAGCTGGGCGTCAAACACGGTGGCGACCGTGCCGTCCATGCGGCGGCTGGCCGCCTGCTGTAACTTCTTGAGTTCCTTGGACGTATCCTGGACGGCCCGGTGCAGGGCGGCGATTTCGTGGTCAATTTCCGACACTTTGACCGCGAGCTCGGCCACTTCGACATGCCCCGGCACCACCACTTGGGCCTGGCCCATGGCGATTCCGGAGGAGATTGGTATCCCTCTGACTACTTTGCGCTTACCTACATCAGCACCCATTAGCTATCCCAATCGAATAAGCGACCTATATAGCCAATGGAATCAGCCTAAGGCAAGCGGAATATCAGATTTCCTCCCCAAAGCCGGACTGGATAAGCTCAATAACCGCGTTGACCGCCGCTTCGGCGTCGGGACCATCGGCCTCGACCAGCAACTCGGACCCCTTTTCGGCGGCCAGCATCATCACACCCATGATCGATTTCGCATTGATCTTCAGGTCATCCCGTGTGAGAAAGACCTCGGACTCGAACTTCGCCGCCACCGAAACCAAATGTGCGGACGGGCGGGCATGAAGGCCAAGCTTGTTGACGATTTTAGTGGTGCGGCCGGTCATTGATTATTGGTCGGTCAGAACGAAACGTTTGCCCGGAAGTTCCTGCACCACCCCTTTTAATTCCAGAGCCAGGAGATACTCCATGACTTCTGAAACCGGCATTCCGGCGAGGCGGCACAACTGGTCTATCTGAACCGGACCGGCGGCAAGGTGGTCTACCATTTTGAGTTCAATATCGGTCAGGTCGGGCTTCTGTTTGACTTTCTTAGCGTTCAGATCGCCGGCCAGGCGGGGGATCTCCTCGAGAACATCTCGCGCGGAGAGCAACAGCCGGGCGCCCTGTTTGATCAGCGCATTGGTGCCGGTGGATTTATCGGAGCCGGGCCTGCCCGGCACGGCGAATAGCTCTCGCCCCTGCTCAAGAGCGAACTGCGCGGTGATTAGCGCGCCGGACTTGACCCCCGCCTCTACCACGATCACACCCTCTGACATACCCGAGATGATCCGGTTGCGTTCGGGAAAATTCGACGGGTTGGCAACCATTCCCGGCCAGTATTCGGAGTAGATTGCGCCGTGGTTTTTGATCCGCTCGGCCAGCTCCCGGTTGCTGGGCGGGTAGACCAGATCGAGCGGTGTGCCCCATATAGCGACAGTTTTGCCGCCGCTGTCGAGCGCGCCGCGGTGCGCCGCGGAATCGATTCCCTCAGCCATTCCGGAGACAACCGTGATTCCCAGGCCGGCGAGCTCGGCCGCCAACTGGTGGGTGAAACGGCGTCCCCATTCGGTGGCGTGACGGGTGCCAACTATGCCGACGTGTTTATCGCTTGGTGTGCACTCCTCGCCGAGCCGAAACAGCAGCGGCGGGCGGTCATCGATATGCGCGAGAAGAGACGGGTATTCGGGACTGTCCGGGAAAAGCACTGACCAGCCGTGCTGGGCGATTCGCGCCGCCATCTGGCGGGCGGTTTCACCGTCTTGCTTCTCTCTGATGGCGGTGGCTGTGATATCGGACAATCCCGGCACCTGGACTAGTTCGTTGTACGGCGCGCCCAGAGCCTGCGTTGCCGAGCCGAACCGGCCGACCAGGCGGGCAAACCGACCCCGCCCTACTCCGGGGATACTCAGCAGCGTAATAGTGTCCACCAGCCGTTCTTTAGTTTCCGAGCTTATCAAGTTGTCCCTCTATCGCCTGAAGGAACCGTTCCTCGCCGCGGTGGGCCACCGCCGAGAGGTAAAGATACTCCGGCGGCAGTTGCCGCGAAACAGTGTCCAGATCACTTTCGGACAGCGTGTCTATCTTGGTGATGACTGTCAGCGATGGCCGTCTTACCAGATTCGAATCGAACTCCGCCAGTTCTTTCTGAAGTATTAGTCGCGTGGAGGTGATATCCGCGTCGTTTACGTCAATCACATACACAATGAGGCTGGTGCGCTGGATGTGCTTCAGGAACTGATGCCCCAGCCCTTTGCCCTGCGACGCTCCCTCGATCAGGCCGGGGATATCGGCCATGACGCAGGATTTGAACTCTCGGAAACGCACAATTCCCAGGTTGGGCGTCAGGGTGGTAAAGGGATAGTCGGCGATCTTGGGACGAGCCGCCGAGAAGGTGGCAAGGATCGTTGATTTTCCGGCGTTGGGCTGGCCGACTAGGCCGACATCGGCCAACAGCTTCAACTCGAGCGCGAGTTTGAGCTGCTCGCCCGGTAGGCCGGGCTGAGCCTTCCGCGGGCTCTGGTTGGTGGGAGACTTGAACCAGGCGTTGCCGCGGCCACCTTTACCGCCGTTGGCCATTACCACCTGGCGGCCGGGCTGATCGAGGTCGACGATCAGTTCCCCGGTCTCGAGATTCTTTATGAGAGTGCCTACCGGCACCCGCAACACGACACTTTCGCCGGACCGGCCGGTCTTGAGAGAGCCGCTCCCCGGCAGGCCGTTCTCAGCTTTGACAGTGCGGCGATAGCGGTAGTCCATCAGCGTTTTCAGGCCCGGGTCTGCTACCGCGATTATATCGCCCCCCTTGCCGCCGTCGCCGCCGCTCGGTCCTCCCTTGGGGACATACTTTTCGGCGCGAAACGCCACACAGCCGGGTCCACCGTGCCCGGCCGCCACCTCAATCTCGACATAATCGATGAACATCGGCGCAATATCCCGGTCGGGAGGGGAATTGTCAAACAGTGCCTGACAGCGGCTCGCGGGAACCGTCCTGTGTTAGATTGACGGCCGGGAATTGCGCCGGTATATTGGCCGCTGGTTTAAGGGTCTGTGGAAGAAGCGACGCCGGACCGTCGGGCGGGGTCGCCCGACAGCACGGTGACGGTTCTTTAGGCAGACCGGTAACGAATAGGCTTGGAGACAGTGCCAGGGATTAACCAGCGCAAACGGGAATGGTACGAGCGAACCTCGCTCGTGCTCGGCAAGGTCTGTCTCCGACTGGGACTGAAACCGAACTTCCTGACAGCAATATCGCTCGTCTGCGCGATCGTCTCCGGAGTTTATTTCTGGCGCAACGAGATGATCTGGGGCGTGGTCTGGATGCTGCTGACCTCGCTGACCGACATGCTCGACGGTTCCACCGCCCGGGCCGGGAACCTGGGCACAGTCTACGGCGGCATTCTCGATCACGTTTCCGACCGCTACGGCGAGTTTTTCATACTCGCCGGGATAGCCATGTCCGGGGCCGTGCACCCCGGCTGGGGCCTGTTTGCTCTGTTCGGGATGCTGATAGCGTCGTACACCCGTGCGGCGGCAGAGTCGCTGGGGAAAATGGAGAACTGCGCGGTCGGGATCATGGGGCGGCTCGAAAAGTTCGTCATCATTATGGTCGGTTCGATTCTCGAACATTTCCTGCCCACCGGTTCGTGGCCGAAAGGGCGCTGGCTGGAACTGGCGCTGATTATCGTGGGGGTGACATCGGTTATCACCGCCATCCAGCGACTCGCTTTTGCCAGAAAGGTCCTGGGTGACCGCAGGACGGTTTGAGAATGTCATCTTCGTCGTCACGGCCTGACACGCAGCCAGTCCACCGCTAACCAATCGATACAGCCCAAGAACATGGCATGATCACTGCTATCGGCAACCCGGTTTACGACTACATCAAGACCCAGCGAGTGGATACCAAAACGCGCGTGCTCTCCGGCTGTTCGACCAACGCCGCCCTGGCGCTGGCCAAACTGGGAAGCAAGGTGCGACTGATTGGAGCAATCGGCGAGGATTACCGCGCCGAGTTCGGGGCGGGACTGGCCAGGTACGGCATCGAGTACAAGATTCTCCCCTCGCCGGGGACCGGCGGGTTTTCGCTAATCTACTATGATAACTATGGCAACCGCACGCTTGATCTGCTCGGTCGGGCCGCTGATATCGAGCAAATCGACCCGCCATGGTACCAGAACTCCGATGCCGTGCTGATCGGGCCGATACTGGGCGAAGTCTCGTTCGAACGGATTCGCGAAATCAGGCAAAATGTCCAAGGTTTGTTCTTCTGCGATCCGCAGGGGCTGCTTCGCGGCGCCGATCCCGGCGGCCGTATTTTTCACGAGAAGCCGGACGGTATCGAGGAGGTTCTCGGCCTGTTTGACATTGTCAAGCCGAACGAACTCGAAGGAAAAGTACTGACCGGGATCGACTGCCGTCATGATCCGTACGAGGCGGCGCGTATAATCAAATCATGGGGGCCCAAAACCGTTATCGTCACGCTCGCCGAGCTTGGTTCGATCATATACGACGGCGCCCGGTTCGTGGACATTCCTCCGTTTGAGGTCGACCTGATCGACTCCACCGGCGCCGGTGATACCTACATGGCGGGGTTCACGTACGAGTATCTACGCACGCGTGATCTACGGCAGGCGGGATGTTTTGCGTCGTGTGTGTCCTCGATCATGATCGAGCAGGTCGGGCCGGATTTTGTGTTGACTGAGAGAGAAGTTCGCCGGCGGCAGCAGACGCTTCTTGCGATGAACGATTTCCGCCCGCAGGTGGCGGTCAACCGGTAGGGCAGGACCCCCGCGGTCCTGCCGACAACGGCAGGAGCACAGGGTTCCTGCCCTACGGGGACTGCTCGAATCGGGTGGACGGCACACGTCTTCGTGTGCCTCACCGATAACAATGCTACGCAGCATGCTCATGCGGCAGACCGGGAGGGGTTGCTGATGTAATCAGAATAAGACGGGACCCAAGGCCCGTCACACCCGCGGAAGCGGGTGCCCAGTTGTTTTGGCTACGGCAGCAACTCCTGTGCTTTAAGCGCCAAGTGCAAATGCGATTAGGCATTGGGTCGGTGACCAGCGAAGACAACTGGACCCTCGGTCGTGGCCGAGGGTGACGGCCCCTGCGGGCCGTCGGGCTAAAGAAACCTATCCGCCGCTAGCGGAGCGGCCCACCCGACGTCAGGTTGCCGCCAGACCTGGTCCGCTGTGCGAACCAGGTCGTGCTCAAGACCTAATGCAACATACAAAGCCCGTGGACAGCCGTCAGAGGTCTGCCGCCGACAGTGACATGATCGAAGGTGCAGTTCCACGGCCATCTGCGCTCACCCCTTTATCCCATCAAACAAAAACGAAATCAGATACTCCTCCGTGCGGCGATCGGGGACCGCCCGACCGGAGTACTGGCGGCGCAAAAGCGCCTCGATAAGCGCTGATACCAGGTACTCAGTCAGTTCAACATCAAAGTCTCCGCGAATCTCGCCGGTCCGAACACCGCGCGTGATAATGTCGAGTACCCACTGGTGGTGATGTCGCTCGAGATCGATCCCTTCCAGTACCACCCCGGCGTGATCCAACGCATGCGTCACAAACAAGAAGAACTTCTGCTCCGATTCAGTCAGCCTCGCGTTGACCACCAACGATTCGTACAGAGACCGAAAGCGGTCTTTGGCGAGGGCGGCTTTCTCGTTCTGACGCAGCTCGGCAACCAGTTTCGACAGGTAATTGTCGAATACCAGAATAGCGAATTCCAGCAAGTGGCTTTTGGATTCGAAGTATTGGAAGAACGAGCCTTTGGATATGCCGGCTTCGTGGCAAATGCGATCGACCGCGAGACCATCGTAGCCGTACTCGCCGAAAAGACGGATGGCGGCTTGATAGACTTGGAGTTTCTTCTCCGGTGTCAGGCGGCGGAAAGTGTCCGAGATCACGCGGCGACGGACGAGGTCTGTGATTACGTTTTCGTCAAGCATGAGTGTCTCCAGCAAGGGTCGAGCGGGAGACCTGCGGTCCTGCCATGAACCGATGGTCTCTTACGAGCCGGCAGATGAGGGCCCGCCTGCGGCGGGCCGCGCACCGAAAAGTATGTGACTTGTCTGTTTCATTTTATCCTCGAACAACCCACAGCAAGCTGTGGGCTACCAGTTGCGTTTTCAATCAGACGGGACTCCAGTCCCGTCATACCCGCGAAAGCGGGTATCCAGTTGTGATCGTTATGGTGGCCCAAAGATGTCGAGAGAAACACGGTGTAAATGGGCGCACGCATGTGGGCCAGTGATCGGCCGACACAACTGGACCCTCGGTCGTGGCCGAGGGTGACGACCTTGATGGCCGTCGGATGAAAGCCGTTCGGTGAGGTGAGCCCATTGGCCGGGGGTGGCGTTGGCCATCTCCGGGCAGACCAGGAAGTCTGCCGCGCACGGGCGTAATGACCAATTGGTCATAATGCATATACCAATATTATATATTTCTCTGCGCTGCACCAGCAATTATTGACGGCCCCGTTGAAACCCTGATATATTCCGGCCGTTTAACAATGGTCAAACAGGCTCGCTTCAATAGAAGGGAATCAGCCATGAGCAGGAAAGTAAGAGTCGCGATTATCGGAGTCGGCAACTGCGCGTCGTCGCTGGTGCAGGGTGTCGAGTTCTACAAAAAGGCCAGGGAGGATGAGAAAATCCCCGGCCTCATGCATGTCAACCTGGGCGGGTATCATATCCGCGACATCGAGTTCTCGGCGGCTATTGATATCGACAAGAACAAGGTCGGCAAAGATCTCGCTGAGGCGATCTACACCTGGCCTAACTGTACCTACAAGTTCTGCGACGTGCCAAAAACCGGCATTATTGTCCAGCGCGGGATGACCCACGACGGGCTGGGACATTATCTCAGCCAAATCATCGAAAAAGCTCCCGGCGACACGGTCGACATCGTCAAACTACTCAAGGATACCGGGACCGACGTGGTAGTCAACTATCTGCCGGTTGGCTCGGAAGAGGCGACCAAATGGTATGTCGAGCAGATACTCGACGCCGGCTGCGGACTGGTGAACTGTATCCCCGTGTTTATTGCTCGCGAGGCGTACTGGCAAAAGCGGTTCAAGGAGCGGGGCCTTCCGGTGATCGGCGACGATATCAAGTCGCAGGTGGGCGCGACCATTCTCCATCGCGTAATGACACGCCTGTTCCTGGAACGCGGAGTCATCCTCGACCGGACCAGCCAGCTCAACGTGGGCGGCAATACCGACTTCCTGAACATGCTGGAGCGCTCTCGTCTCGAATCCAAGAAGATCTCCAAGACCAATGCGGTTACCAGCCAGCTCGACTACGAAATGAAGCCGGGCTCGATCCATATCGGACCGTCGGACTACGTGGAGTGGCTGCAGGACCGCAAGTGGGCGTATATTCGCATGGAAGGCACTACCTTTGGCAACGTGCCGCTCAATATCGAGTGCAAGCTCGAGGTCTGGGACAGCCCGAACTCAGCCGGGGTGGTGATCGATGCAGTTCGCTGCTGCAAGCTGGGTTTGGATAACGGCCTCTCCGGCGCCCTGGTGGAGCCGTCGGCTTATTTCAAGAAGTCGCCGCCGATTCAGTACACCGATGAGCAGGCGCGCCAGATGACCGAGGAGTTCATTGCCAGGTACGGCTGGAAGCAGACCGGTGTGCGTCAGCCGATGAAAGCCGCCGCCCGCAAGCCGGAGGTCAAGAAGCCGGCGACTCGGAAATCCTCGCCCACGAAGAGCGTGAAACCGTCAAGCACCAGGCGGGTGGTCAGGACAAAAAAGTAGTGTCGCCTTGATGACCCATTTCGTAATTTTTGCCGGCGGCTAAAGGCCGCCGGTTTTTTCTATGATTCGCCGAGTGGTTCGTTATGAAATCTCCCCGTAGAGAACGCGGCTTGTTTGTCACTTTCGAGGGGATCGACGGCTGCGGCAAGTCAACCCAACTGGAGCGGACCGGTCACTATCTGAAGGTCAGGGGGTACGATGTAGTCAAGCTGCGGGAGCCGGGTTCCACACCGGTGGCTGAGAGCATCCGCCGCATTTTGCTCGATCGCAATTCATCGCTGTCGGATACCACCGAGCTCCTGCTCTATGAAGCCGCGCGTGCCGATATCACTGCCCGGGAGATCATTCCGCACCTTGAAGCCGGCCGCATTGTGCTATGCGACCGGTTCTATGACAGCACCACTGCATATCAGGGTTACGGGCGCGGGTTGGATTTGAAGATGGTCCGACAATTGCACCGGATGGCGGTAGGCCAGTGCCGACCGGATCTCACTCTTGTGTTCGACATCAGCCTCAAGGTGGCGGCGACCCGGCTCGGCCCCAAACGCGATCGTCTCGAGGCAGAGCCTGCCGCGTTTCACCGGCGGGTGCGGCGTGGATTTCTCAGGATCGCCGAATCTGAACCTGGGCGGGTAAAAGTCGTAGATGGGACTCCGTCGGTCGATACGGTGTTTGAGGAGGTGAAAAAGCACCTCGACCGGAAATTACGTCGCCTATGACCCTGCCTCCGTTTTCTCAGCGTCGCCACGTCCTTCTGTCCGCCTGTTTTCTCGTGCTCATAAGTCTGATAGCCGGGGCTAGCGGTGTCTTTGTTCTGACAGATCAAGGACTGCGTGATTCGCTGGATCTGATCCGGCTGGCGACAGTCATAAACCGGGTCTACGAACACGAAGTCAATTGGGACCGGATGGCTGAGTCGGCGATGGACGCGATGTTCTCGCGGCTCGACAGGTATTCCGGATACGTGCCGCCGCGCCAGTGGGACCGTATGCAGGAGGAACTCAGCGGCAGCTATTCGGGGATCGGTGTCTCGGTTATCGAGCATGACAGCGGGCTGCTGATTATGTCGGTACGCGAGGACGGCCCGGCTGCCGAAGCGGGCGTACTGAGCGGCGACATTATCTCCAGAGTGGACAGCACCAGCCTTCGCGGCCTCGCTGCCGATCACGCCACCGGCGTGCTTCGCGGCCCGGCCGGCACCGACGTTTCGCTGACGTTGTTTCGCCCGGTCGATGAGGACACGCTGCGAGTTAAAGTCACGCGCAAGAAGATCGATTTCGTGCACATACCGTTTGCCGGGCTGACGTCTGATACCGTGCTGTATATCAGGCTGCTCGATTTTGACGCCGGCGCGTCGCGCGCGCTGAAATCCGCCCTTGATTCGCTCCTGGGCAAGCCAGGACCTCGTCCGCAGGGCGTGATTCTCGACTTGCGCGACAATCCGGGCGGACTGCTTTCAGAGGCTATACAGTCGGCCAATCTCTTCCTAGATAAGGGGAAGTTTGTGGTCGGCACCGATGGCCGCTCGCGATGGGAAGAGGAAACGTGGTATTCCAGCGGCCGGGATATGACGCGCGGGCTGCCCATGGCGATCCTGGTGGATCGCGGATCGGCCTCGGCGGCGGAGATTGTCGCGGGGTCACTCGGTCAGTTGGGGCGGGCCGTACTGGTGGGCGACACGACATTCGGCAAGGGGCTGGTTCAGGGATACAGCCGCCTCCACGACGGCAGCGGTGTGCGCCTGACGGTTTCGCGCTACTACCTGGCCGATTCGCTGTACCTGAACGAATTCGACTCGACTCTGACCGAAATCGGCCGTGGGCTGGCGCCCCATCATGTCCTGACGCTGGAGGAACAATCCCATTTCGTGCGCGCCATAGAGAGTTCGCTGTTGCTTCAGCAGTTTGCCGCAAGGAACCAGGATGACATAGTCGCCGCCGATCAGTTCGCCCTGGATGATTCCTGGGTGGAACGGTTCCGTCAATTCGTTACCAGCTCCGGATTCGAATACGTATCCCCCACGACTGAACAGGTGGAAAAACTGATGAATGTGGTTTTGCAGGAGCCGCCCAATCGGCCGTTACGGCGC
The Candidatus Zixiibacteriota bacterium genome window above contains:
- a CDS encoding S41 family peptidase — its product is MTLPPFSQRRHVLLSACFLVLISLIAGASGVFVLTDQGLRDSLDLIRLATVINRVYEHEVNWDRMAESAMDAMFSRLDRYSGYVPPRQWDRMQEELSGSYSGIGVSVIEHDSGLLIMSVREDGPAAEAGVLSGDIISRVDSTSLRGLAADHATGVLRGPAGTDVSLTLFRPVDEDTLRVKVTRKKIDFVHIPFAGLTSDTVLYIRLLDFDAGASRALKSALDSLLGKPGPRPQGVILDLRDNPGGLLSEAIQSANLFLDKGKFVVGTDGRSRWEEETWYSSGRDMTRGLPMAILVDRGSASAAEIVAGSLGQLGRAVLVGDTTFGKGLVQGYSRLHDGSGVRLTVSRYYLADSLYLNEFDSTLTEIGRGLAPHHVLTLEEQSHFVRAIESSLLLQQFAARNQDDIVAADQFALDDSWVERFRQFVTSSGFEYVSPTTEQVEKLMNVVLQEPPNRPLRRANRLLLEHARRLDADEFMRHGDYVKMRLRQIALERRSGAYTAYLKAVVPSRPDIQFAAQLLKSSRHE